The Rhipicephalus sanguineus isolate Rsan-2018 chromosome 4, BIME_Rsan_1.4, whole genome shotgun sequence DNA window GAAGAACTTAAATGTTTTCAAGTCCCTTTCTTTCTGTAACACGATATGCTCTGCGAGTGCTAAAGGTAAAGAAATTTTATTCTGTAAATCAGGAAACCGGTATTGAATTGTAGTTCAGTGACACGATGCCCTCTAATGATGGCTTTTATTCATATAGCTGGGTGTTGCCTATATTGTTGACGAAATACATACGTATTTGCTATGGATATTTTTGCAAACAAATAAAATAGATGTAGATGCGATATTTTTCATAGTAAGAACTAAAGAAAAGTGGAGATGTGCGAAAATATGATGCCTAGTTACAGTTGGCTTTTCCGCAACCAATTCTGTAATTTAAATCGCTTAAAAAGTTTTGGTAAAATAGCCACGACCGTTTGCTTCGCAGTTTTGAGCGCAGCCATCACACACAGCGACCCTCCCTCTTCCAAGTCaaaatatgtatttatttatttatttatttatttatttatttattatttaattatttatttattaaacattTATTTATCGTTGATGCCTCATGCGCGTGAGGAGATCTTACACGAGAAGAGGGCTCGTGAATTCCCCTCGTGGTCCTCGTGCCGCCCGTTGAGTGCAACCTTCTTCATCGCCATCGACACCATCAGCCTATCTGATGCCCACTTCAGGACGAACGCCCCTCCATGATCTCCAACCAAGGTGTTCCTGCGCGAGCCTATTGTGTCAGATGGCTCCACGTCTCTTAGTTTCCTCGCTCCCCCCAACGCTGTTGCCTTTTTCGGCCGCACTTGCCATCTcttggtattcgcaatgcccatagactgtcacaACACGAAGCGGATGTCACTAGAACCCCCTGAAGGAGGGTTAGCGGACGACAACCTGGTAGCCACTTCCTTATTGGCCACGCTAGCCTGATTGTTAACATATTAGCATGAAAGAAACACTACTTGGCATGTTTCGTGCGTGAGTGAACAAAGGTGACCCTCTGTGACAATATAAATCTGATTCTTTCTAGGATTgtgagagagaggtttattttgacagattttatttcttttatacAAAAACCTCACGGGTTCCAACGTCTGGAACATTGTGCGATTGACAGTAATAAACAAGCACTAGGAAATGGTACAAGACATAGCAAATTCAATATTACGATACAAAAATGGATTAAAAAAAGACATCGAAAGACATGGAAAGAAGCACCGCAAAACACGTGAGGGCAATCACAAGATATATATGCGAAAAAGAAACACATTCCAGAAATATATTTTATACAAAAATAAAATGCAAATGTAGAAAATATTAAACAGTGCAAACTAATAGCATTACAGTTGTAAAGTTAGTTCATTTCTAAAAGGTATTGACCCACGTATGTTGACAATGGTGTCAGGGAGCCAGTCCACATGTTTTTATACTATAAGGCAGGGCAAAGTTGTTATATGCTAGCGTTTGGCCTGACATACGTTCAATGCCCGTACTATTTTTGAGACGGCTCGAAGAGAGATGTGGTTTTAAAAGAGGCAGCGTGGTTTGACAGCTACTGTATATTGTTTTGCGTAGGAAGCAGATTAGAGAAATATCCCTACGCATCTGAAGGTGTGGAAGTGAAAGTGAATGTTTAATTTTTGTTATACTAGATAGTCTATTGTAGTCATGCACAATGAAGCGAGATGCGCGATTGTGAACAGCTTCAAAAGATTTGATGAGTTAATCCAGGTGGGGAGACCAGATGGCTGATGCATATTCGAGCTGAGGGCGTATGAAATATTGGTAGGCGAGGTTACGAGTAGTCCCAGTGTGCTATGAAGATTGCGCTTTAGGTAGCCTAATGTTTGCGATGCTTTTGCAGATATTTTATCGATATGTGCGTGGACCACGATAGGTTAGGTGCGAAATAAATACGAAGATACTTGTAGCAAGTTGTAGCTAAGAGAGCGTCATATTTAAAGGAATATGTAAACATGGAAATCGATACCCTCCGCCCAAAAGTCATGGTTTTGCATTTGTTAGTGTTCATTCTCATAAGCCATTGATCACACCAATGCGTTATACGGTCGAGGTCATGTGGAAGCGCACTACAGTCACTGAATGTATTAATTTTTAGTGGTTATAACGTTGCTCATAAATGACACGGGCACAAGAAGAGACGGTGAAGCACACTTTTGCGCCCTGTGTGTTCAACGTCGATTGTGTCCGTGTCATTTATGCGCAACGTTATACCCActaatggcaaaccaacaggcccaaatagCAACCTTGGTGAAGTATATGAATTTTTCTATACAGCAAATAGTCGTTGGCGCATAATGTGATGTTCGATGTTATCTCAAATTGCACGTCGTTAATGAATATGAGGAATAATAGACGGACGCTCCCCCGTGGAACACCGGATGACACGTCGGTAATGGCAGATGAAGTACCATCGATGACTGTGCATTGTTTACGAACTGACAGGAAGTTTCGGAGCCAGGAGACAGTTATGGAATATATGTTAAGTGATGAAAGCTTTTCTATGAGGCGACAGTGTGCGACACGATCGAATGCTTTTGAAAAGTCTATAAATATGCAGTCGGTCTGAAAATTATCGTCAGCGTTTTGGAATAGGCCATTAGTAAACTCTAAAAGTTGCGTTTCGCATGATCGCACTTTCCTAAACCCATGCTGGTTTTCAGAAAGGAAATTACTAGAGTTCAAATGACTGGTTACGTTTGAGACAATTATGTTTCAGTAATTTACCGGGAACGCTAGTTATTGATATCGATCGATAGTTACATACGTTGTTCTTATCTCCCAATTTGTGAACTTGAATCAATTTGCCAATTTTCCAATCGTATGGAATTTTACCTGCGGTTAATGAGTGCTGGAAAATGTGAGCGAGAATTACGCTGGACGGGATTACTGTTAGTTTTGTAATATTGGAGTTAATGCTATTCACCCCAGATGAGGTGGATATTTTAAATTTGTTTTCATCAGCACTTATATTCTCATGTAGCTCTTGAGTAAATTCTGTGAGAGAATCGGGCGGGCGATAACAGATGCCGAAAATAGTGTTGGATGAGAGCGACGTGATTGCAACCTATAAAATCATCAGTGGGCTATGATTGTCAACTAAGAAAGAACTGCCATGCTTACCAACGGGAATGAAAACTCCGCCCCCTCATTTACCAGTCCTGTCTTTGTTATATATATTAAAATGGCTGCAATCTGACAGAACGTTGTCACCACAGATACCTGGATGTGACTACGTTTCTGCGAGTAAAAGAACGTCGCAGGAACTGTCATCTAGTTGCGTACAAAGCTGGGTGCGTTTTGGCAAAAGACTGCGTATGTTCGTAAAATATACCGTTACCTGACTGAGGCACTTTCGTTACCTGACTGAATGGGGTTATTGGGAACACGTGGTCTTGATCTGGCTGTTAGCTATCAAGAAGATTCTCTTACTGTGTCACAAGTAGGATCGTAAGAATAAACAACGTTGTCAATGCGCAGTCTCTCAATGTTAAGCTCGTAGGGTACATTTTTGGACTTGGCGTATTCCAAGAGCTTTCTTCTGGCTAACCGTATTGGTGCTGAAAAATCGTCCCGTACAGAGAACTGCGTGCCTTTAAATATATTGCCCCGTTCGAAAATATACTGCTTGTCTTTGTAGGACGTAAATTTTAGTATAATAGGCCGCTTTTTACCAGCGCGATAATGACCAAATCTGTGGCACGTTCGCTTTCGGCTGGTTGTAGAGATATGCCGAGCTGTTGGGAACACAGatcaatagcttttttttttctcttctggtGACGCTGGTCATCCGGGACACCAAAAAAGATCAGGTTCGATCGTCTCAGTCGATTTTTAGTGTCGTCGCATCTCAGTtcacttcgcctaatttgttcGTTTAAAGCATCCGAAAGACCTGCAGTTGAACCGCATGCTGTCtgaatctgtttttttttcatttctactgcTTCGACttcaacagcgcgaattctggAGGATAACTGTTTCAACTCGACGTTGACCGTTGCCTGCCAGTTCATGAGCGTGCGTAAATCATTGCTTATTTCGTCTTGGCCTGATTCTATCCTTTGTGCCGCGGCAAGAACTTCTGCTAGTACGTGATTGTTAGAGGGACCTGGGTTTTGTTCTATATCACTAGAAAGAACTAGGAGTAGGTTTACAAGACACAGGGTAACTCTACGTTTGAGCGTCGTAAACATGTTCAACACATTCACCACAACTTCGGGGCAAGACACCGCAATGAAACAACGATGGCTGGTTTTCACAAAAGTGCTGACGCTGTAGTAACTAACGTGGAATAGCACGGAGAACCAGAAAAGCACGGAGGTTGGCCTGAATCAATTTTTTTCTAacattacttcgactgggtagcgcaaaaacacggaacaaaagatagagacagcACTTGACCAGCCTGCCCAACTTTCTAACCTGCTACTCGGCGTTAGGTGGTAAAGGGAGGAGAGAGAAGATGCCACGTTTTTGTGAAAGTGCGTGGGGAAGCACCCTGGGCAAGTAACGCTGCCAGTGATGGCCCACACATTTCAGCTCCGCGAGGTTTTCCTGTGGCCACGTGGGTTAGTGAAATAATATAGCCTGAACCTCTTCGTTGAATCTCACGCTGTatccctagcatttcgcctcgatcgaaatgcggcggccgggattcgatccagcgacctccgggtcagcggtcgagcaccgtagccgctcgaccaccgtggcgggtcaataACGTTGTACACACGGAGCCGCGTCCCTCATGCCGTCAGGAAGTAGACTACAAGCCGTCAGAtagtatgtgagggattattagtcagttgccagctcgtaacaagatcacgtgctacgtgacgccagtaGGAAAAAGaagagtgttgcacactcgccgtcatggctacaaaaagcgctgactaacgctcccaggtttaaatgcacatatatatccgAAAAACTACGGGAGGACGACTGCAGTAGTAGCTGAataggtagagcatcggacgcgttattcaacggtagcaggttcgatccctgccggcgggaaCTTGTATTTTGGTCCACTtcactttcctcacatttatatcagagttgctacaaataacgtcccgtaTACTTTCTTAGGCTTGATTGCCTGTCGGTTGTAATTAATTTCAAGTCTATTTGGCGTACAGTGGTGTTGAGATTAGCATAGAAGCACAGTTTAATGCGATGCTTGTAGCGCAGCTTATTGTGTATGTCATGGAGTGCTGTATGGTGCATGCTTGTCAATTCGTTTCGAGGTTAATGTGCTGAAGTGCTGATCTGACCTGCAATATTCGAGAGAAGTCATCTGTGCACTCTGAGTTCCTAATCATGCAAGTACTTATGATGACACAACATATTTAGAAACCATCGTTATGCTAAACATGTGGTCTAGTGCAGCAATGATGGCATTACTCGCTAGCGCCCTATTACTACGGCAAATCTCTCAGGCAGGCGCGGTAAGTACACTTGGAGCGCCGTTGAGTTCACACGTTTTCTGTAGATTGGACAAGATGCTGAAATGCATCGTTGATGTACGGTAACGTAGCTGAAATATAACGTCTCACACCGCGGTAAATAATGTGGTGGCGAGgatttagcactttccatgatTTGGGCAAGTATTTTGGTCTGATATCTAATTCATTCCAGCTTCATCCCATGAAAGCGGCACATGACGTGGGTCTGCACGTCCTACCTTTCCCTATGCTAGCATATGGGTACACCCTGATCCGgggccatcttgaatcgcacagcatGCCACCTGTAGTTCGTAGGCTTTGCGAATTCATTCTCACGTtctgaccatcggttatctgttCTTCTCATGACGTGACCTCTACTGTGTGGGAGCCACGCCAGCGCCAGGCCGCTGTCCTAGCGCCACGCTGCGCAGTGGCGATTCGCGTGGGCCACTCGCAGGCTTCaaaagcggcagccgtggcgctgcccgGAGATTCGGCGACGGACCGCCCTGCGCTGGAAGGGTGTGCCCCGCCGAGGCGAAGGCTAGAGGCCAGTACTTGCGGCCGCGACCAGTTGTATCGTGCAGCGTGTTTTCCGTATTCTAAGTTTAtgttaataaacgttcattttgAAGTTTAAACCAGTGGAGCATCATTTCCGTGGCAGCAAGACGGCCGAACCCCACATATGGCGCCCAACGGGTATTGCCGTCTCTGTCAAGAAGGATGGACGCGGCCTTGCAGCGACTCCTGGAGACTATGGAGCGTCCGGACCTCGTCTCCGCGACACGCCGAGTCCGCAGCCTTTCTGGCAGCGAGGAGCGTGGCGATCCCGACCGTCGAGGGTGAACGATGGCTGGTGCCGCCGTTTGGGCAACTGGGCACAACGCCGCAGGCAAGCGATGAGCTCGCGCTCGAGATTTTCGATGAAGCGGAAGAAAAGGAGGCAGAGTGAGGCGAAAGGAAAATGATCCATGGCGAGTCCGACTCCTACGGGGACGGCGGCGAAGCCCCCGGGGATGACGAGATCGAGGACGCCGCGGACGTTTTCGTAGTCCCTATCACGGTCTGCGGGGTGACGAGGAAAGCACGCACCCACCCCTGTCATATTCGGAGGTGTTGTTTTCCGGGAGCAAGTCGGAATGTGTTAGCGGAGGGCCAAGTCACCGGGACGACAGGGATCAAGATTTTGCGCCGCGGGAACGCAAGAGCCTGCTGCTCAAGCCTCGCTTGGTGACCGTAGAAGCAAACAAGGAGGCCGCTGCCATTTTCAAGGCTCCCGAGCTTGCACCTAAAGGCTCCTCGTCTATTTTGGGCGGAGCGCGTCCCGTTGACGCGGCTACCCGAAAGCGTGAGATCGAAGCCCGGTTGGCTCGGCAGCGTCAGGAAGAGCGCCTACAGATCCGGTACCGGAAACCCATTCAGGACAGCCGCAAGTACGACCGGGTGAGGCGCTCTAGTGTCACCTCGAGGTCAGAGCGACCGCGGCGTTCCTAGTAGTCTGGATGGGTGTGATAAGTGAAGTGACCGTGCATGAGGCGAAGTGGCGTAATCGTCTTTGAAGTGCGCGCCACAGAGACCATCGAAGAAGACGACGCACGAAAATCGGGGAACGTGCTGGCTCGAAGCAGAAGGAGAACAAGTGAGGCAGACGTGGCTGGAGGTCGAAGAACCAGGGCGTGGGAGCAGTGACTCGTCGGGTTGCGGACTCGAGGTCTCAGCAGGCTCCCACCTGGGACCCTACCAGTCGTCCTTACGCTTCGGACCTGGCGTGGGTGAAACGTCGCCAGGACGTTTCCGCCAGGCAAGTCCAGCATCTACGGCAGCGAGCGCCGGCCAGCGTTCGAGATGGGCAGGGCAAACGCCTTGCGGGCTCCAGGTCAACGACCTCCGCAGTGAGCCGCGTTCTTGGCCGCGGCTGTCATCGGACCTACCGGGCTACCCAAGCGTCGGCCGTCCCTTCCCAGCGTTGAGTTTGCCGCCGGGACTTCACCACCGCTTTCCTCTCCGGTGAACTCTTTCTGGTTTTTGTACTATGCCCTTGTGACTCTTACTCCAGCATTCCAAGCATTTGTTAATTTTTCCTTACTTCATTTATTATTAGACCTTTCTAGTCttttgtaaatacattttttTGGTGTGACTGCATAAACGGCCTCGTTACTGCCCGATGACGATTAAGTCATCGCGATTCTCCGTACAGAAACACGAGCGTCTTGTATAGATCTTTGTCTCGCTATACAGCTCGTTACAATGGGACTCCTACGACGGTGGAGGACTGCAACTCGTCGTGGCAGTTCAGCAATGACAGCCGTCATCATTCGCAATGTAGCCAGAATGGCTCTCAGGCTGGCTATGATGCACCTGTACGAGGCAAAccaggaggcattgcaaaacaacTGCCGGCTCATTGCACCCGATGACAAGATTTTGACGCGAAGGTGTCGTCGGCACTGCCATCGAAGGACACGGCCGCCGAGTCCTACCTGAAGCGCAATTCCCTTTGTTTGTTTATAAATACTGCTGTCTCGAtttcgagacatagcaggagtgggtacatatatTAGTACAAACAGCAAATTAAAGAAACGCTAAGATTATACAAACACATAACGATACAATATGCTTACATAGCTGTGCAACAAAATCTTTCATCAGGTGCGAGTACAAACGTTGATGGGAACGCCTGCGACAAACCCTTTCTTCACAGGGGTGGAGGGGGGAGTGGGTGGTATGTGGCAACCACCCCCTTCGCCAGGCCGCTATCCTAGCGCCACGTGCCGCGCAGTGGCGATGCGCGTGGGCCACTCGCAGGCTTCAGAGGCGGCACACCGCTGTGCGCGCGTCGTCGGCAACAGATCGCTGTGCGCGCGGGAAGGGTGTGCCCTGCGGGGGCGAAGGCTAGAGTCCAGTGCTTGCGGCCACGACCAGTTGTTTCGTGCAGCATGTTTTCCGTATTCTAAGTTAATgttattaaacgtttattttggaGTTTATACCAGCGGAACATCATTTCCGTGGCAGCAAGATGGGCGAACCCCACAACTGACACGTGATTATGTACGAGGATTATCCAAAAAGTAAGAGCCGCTTGGCCCCCCCAGAAATAAATATTCGTTAGCAAGAGTTTTTATTCTCGGACAAAGTAGCACaaacgtggcgttttttttcttcaaaaagagCCAGGTGCACTTTCATTGTTACTGagaaaaatgcattttttttgctAGTGACAATTTGGTCGAGCCTGCTCCAACAATGGTTTTGCCAGCGTGTTCCTGTCCCCTATATACCttaaatctatattgcggctattACCTATATAGCCCATTATCGTCGGCATTCAGGAATAAAATTtctatttggctcttatagattggaacatttaatttgggcttgaattagctcgtaaaagaagtctaaaacaatTCTAATGTACAGTATAGCAATATTTTACGACAAAATCAACATCTTCGTGCTTccatcggtgccgtccttcgtcgcatgggcgtaatgacgatgactagacttgaagagcgagtggtcctttctggcaaaaggcgcactttACTCTGGGCtgtcagcagcgttttcttgttcttggcatcttgattttgttttgtcgcctaaaggagactggctcatacccacatcTATCGAAGGCCtcgaaaagtgctccagctcttgtTGTTCTTCCTCTGAGCGCGTTTTATGgcgtgccgtttcggatcacttcttcttcttcaaggaatagattggTGCCCGATATATTCATTTCAtatgtcttttatttcaaatataccgtcttggtacgaaagaaggacatgattcTGTGGCGCTAAGCTCGAGAAGAAGCACTAAGAGGCaaaaagtaggaaagtcggcatGTTACACTTTATGCTCGAGTTTTGCCCTGCAACATCATGTCCCTCattaagtgccaactcgccctagaaaaactaattgtggaacgtaaacacgatagcgaagcaacgaggacacaaatgaaacagatcggatgagaccatgttggttatTTTGGTCACGCATTGTTGTCGCAGCGCTGCTTCAATGAACGTGGCTCAGTTTTAtagaaacagatgcaggatttggcgcAGTTTTGATTAGAAACTGTTTATTTGAGTCCACTTTACAATCTGGAACTGCCCCATTTTGATTTCatctgttttagaagttaaagatacttaggcgcgctttgcGCTCCCGTCAAGTTTATCCCACTTTCAGTCTCTGCATTTCGctcttcctgaaaaaaaaagacgccacaaACTTCAATTTTCTACATAATAACGGTTAAGATCTGATGAACGAAAGAACGGGAATATTAAAGGGatgctgacacgaaaattttcaattgtcgtttttttgcgtcaaatgagaggtcaagccctcaagagcctagaaaatgtagtgctaagcgcgagagcactctgaaaaagtaattacagtgtgtttttgaaagctagtttcggttcctatactgtaccctgacgtcacaacacggtatgggcttctcgtcacgtgctcgcacaagatatgatgacgtttccacggcctctcggcaccgtggctccgttggtgacgcacaagcggccattttgaatgttttggtgaagCACAAGCgcccatcttggaagttttggtacctaacgccATCACAacgccagactgctgcgtgaagccaCCAGAAATGGTACTGTACTCTGACATCAAGCTAGTGTCgttgtcggtaggtgcgccatggaaaaattgactttaatataaaAATAAGATATCAGCATtagctgagcttcacacttgctcagagccgtctctgcatacaggagatttgtatggtagagtaaactcgccttcgaaaaaattggccgcctatctgcgtgcttcgctgcaaatgtcgtctaaagacgatagaagaggcgctgcgtaagatatggacgccacctggcaatacgtcgggaaacatgagtgctgtgttgcgggctggtagtcccggcgcagctgCAGGCGAAGACgtgcggtgaccaacgcgaccggtggggacgccaaccagcccgaacacgtggtttggcgcgatgcgctgaagcagaagaaacgtccgcactcaacgagtactctccacacactcttttgtttacacgtcgcctgcgtaaaacaggaatgccagagcggcgccccatggcattcgtacagtgcaatacagaaccgaaaccgaaacacaacaatgagctcgtgcggagggcacggagcaaggcaagtttcagcgcagtcgcattttcagcgcagcttaagaaagtagggtctttggaattacgtatgtatgcattttctattaaaggaacacaccacctaatacttacctagtgatgttgcgcctcagatatgcgtgatatttacattttgatcgacaacgttcacaagtatgaacagccgtaccagttcaggatggctggcccttgggcaagtggttcaactttggccaagtggctgaatcgagtgacgtgccaacaaacagaaagacagacagaccaaaatttctccgtttaagtatcccaagaaagactatcgtctttaaaaaggtgtcagtgccccttgaagggttcgtttttctttcctAGAGAAATCTTAAtttgaactaacagacaagaaagccaagaaaagtataggggatgttatttgtagtaattatgatgtaaaggtgaagaaagtaaggtggacgaaaagataagttgccGCCGCCAGGGACgcaacctgcgactttcgaataacgcgtcctatcctctaccactaagctacggTGACGGTCATCCTGCCgtctactttatggggtatatacgtgcatttaaaccaaggagtgttagtcggcGCCGCTATgggccatgacggtgagtgtctGCTGGCgccacgaagcacgtgatctttaattgggatagcaattatatggacgctctcggcggatttctgccgtcgccggcatgtcccggatatgtatatgtatgtatatatatatatatatatatatatatatatatatatatatatatatatatatatatatatatatatataaaaggcacgaagaaaaataagcagaacaaaaaaaattctgaagttcCCGACGCGGAATTCGAACcaacgacccctcgctcctcagcgctgCGTCatactcaaccacacgccatgtatgcgacAGCGaaataacggcaagctatttatgtcCACCAtctaccgctggtggtacgcagatctcggagcaGCTTGAGCGTAtcttctatcacgcaacgctcctacctTTTCCTTCAATTTGAAAAATGTGCTTGAGACTCGCACgactttctgtacccactcgtgatgtggaacaaaaaattggccgtgtatctgcgtgcttcgctgcaaatgtcgtctaaagacgatagaagaggcgctgcgtgagatatggacgccatctggcaacacgtccggaaacatgagtgctgtgttgcgggatggtagtcccggcgcagcagcagctgaagaccggcggtgaccaacgcgaccggcggggacgccagccagcccgaacacgcggtttggcgcgaagagctgaagcagaagaaacgtctgcactcaaggagtactctccacacactcttttatttacacgtcgcctgggtaaaaccaAACTCCTtagggtaaaacaggaatgccagagcggcgccccatggcattcgtacagtgcaatgcagaaccgaaacacaacaatgagctcgtgcagagggcacggaggaaggcaagtttcagcacagtcgcgttttcagcgcagcttaagaaactaaggtctttagaattacgtaggtatgcattttctattaaaggaacacaccacctaatacttacctagtgatgttgcgcctcagatatgcgtaatgtttgctttttgatcatcaacaatgtacacaagtatgaacctagtcagccgttcaagatggctggcccttgggcaagaggttcaactttggccgagtggctgaatcgagtgacgtgccgacaaacagaaagacagaccaaaatttctccgttgaagtatcccaagaaagactatcgtcctcaaaagagaaagaacaccgggcataCCTTGCGCCAGACGTCCCCGTGTTTCAGGAGACGCAGAGGGCTCACTACATGCACTGCActttaaaaggaaaagaaatatctaagagcgtctcattCTCCATATTCGACATGCAGTCGTGGCCAATCGCcaagagtgggtatgtgccataattttgagtaaacaaacattgtcgacactggcagcgcgttgctcaagcacaaagacgtaacaactgtgagagttcAGGCTTgtcctgtgcgttcatttcgggcttcctttgtgcttcagcggcgcgctgcaaataTAGAGCtacttgtcgttcttcgtgtgacattccaatttcttgctgtcgcattcattgcttcgcccgtgcggcgaaacggtgactttttgccgtcgccggcatgtcccgcatatgtatatgtatgtatatataaataagagccacaaataaaaataattcagaagagaaaattccgaagcgctcgaacgcggtttcgaacctgcgacccgtcgcttcgcagctcgctgccttagacaattacgccatctctcattcgttctccagcatactaacggcagaattcaaacgcacgcggcgttgggtgaaacgcacgggacgccacacaaGGCGAAATTAAAGTTaagcgagacgcgggccatgctgcatcgttgcccgcgctgcgtttgcgtcgtatcgctgaaGACCCACGCAAGTTtttcattttggggttgtagcgccacgccactcgtggccggTCGGCCAGGAAaaaaagagcgtcccgtggcttgTGGTAGTGCGAGCTGGTGGGAacactttggctcttgtagacttatgccacaggagggaagaaacgagacggttgaaccagaatcacagtatatatgttacactgCGACCGGAATCCCGAGGCTAAAATtagagcgcaaacgcacaagacacccacgaagaaaagaaacgtgcgacacaagcgctgactaacaagtggttttttctttcatacgccaatgcatatacaAGCCCAAGGCAAATTTACCGCTCATGCGCACACAaaaatagctctaaaccaaaacgggtaaca harbors:
- the LOC119391962 gene encoding eukaryotic translation initiation factor 4B codes for the protein MDAALQRLLETMERPDLVSATRRVRSLSGSEERGDPDHRGRRGRFRSPYHGLRGDEESTHPPLSYSEVLFSGSKSECVSGGPSHRDDRDQDFAPRERKSLLLKPRLVTVEANKEAAAIFKAPELAPKGSSSILGGARPVDAATRKREIEARLARQRQEERLQIRYRKPIQDSRKYDRVRRSSVTSRSERPRRS